In the genome of Halostella salina, the window GAGGTCGACGTGCCGTCCTACCGCGTCGACGTGCTCCACCCGCTGGACCTCGTCGACGACGTGGGCCGGGCGTACGGCTTCAACGACCTCGACCCGACGTACCCCGACGTGGGCACGGTCGGCGGCCGCCACGACCGCTCGCGGCTGGAGGACGCCGCGCGGAACCAGCTCGTCGGGCTCGGCTTCGAGGACCTGCTGAACTTCCACATGATAAACGAGGCCGAGAACTTCGACCGGATGGAGCTCGCGCCGGCCGACGACGCCGTCGGCGCGGCCCAGCCGGCGACCATCCGGGAGCCGTACAGCGAGGACTACACGATGCTGCGCACGTGGGCGCTCCCCTCGCTGCTGATGGTACTGGAGAACAACACCCACCGCTCGTACCCGCAGGACCTCGCGGAGATCGGCTTCGCGGCCCGCGTCGACGACGCGGAGAACACTGGCGTCGCCGAGCGCCGCACGGTCGCCGCCGTGCTCGCGCGACACGACGCGTCGTACGAGGACGCGAAGGCGCGGCTACAGGCGATCGCGCGGAACTTCGGCGTGGACCTGGAAACCCCGGCGGCGGACCACCCGACGTTCGTCGACGGTCGGACCGCCGACGTGGTGATCGACGGCGAGACGGTCGGCGTCGTCGGCGAGGTCCACCCCGCCGTGCTGGTCGAACACGACCTCGAACTGCCGGTCGCGGCGTTCGAGTTCGAACTGGACGCCCTGGAGTGAGGACGCTTCCCGGCGGCTGCTTTCCCGAGGTTCGCCGCTTACAGGTCCGCGCCGATCGCGTCCGCGACGGAGTCGAAGCCGTCGCGGTCGAGCAGGTCGAGTAGCCCCGCGTTGATCTCGCGGGCCAGCGACGGCCCCTCGTAGACGAGTCCGGTGTACAGCTGGACGAGCGACGCGCCGGCGCGGATCTTCCGGTAGGCCCCCTCGGCGCTGGAGACGCCGCCGACGCCGACGACCGGCACGTCGACGCGCTCGGCGACGAACCGGACCATCCCGGTCGCGTCGTTCTCGATCGGCTTCCCCGAGAGGCCGCCCTCCTCGGCGCGGTTGGGGCTTCGGAGGCTCGCCGGCCGGTCGGTCGTCGTGTTCGTCGCGACGACGCCGTCCAGATTCAGGTCGTCGACGATCTCCAGCGCGTCCTCGACGGCCGGCGTCGGGAGGTCGGGCGAGAGCTTCACCAGCAGCGGGGCAGCGCCGGCGTCGACGAGTTCGCCGAGGATCGCCGCCATCGAGTCGCGGTTCTGGAGCTCCCGGAACCCCTCCGAGTTCGGGCAGGAAACGTTGACGACGAAAAAGTCCGCTCCGTCGGCGACCTGCTCGTAGGTGTAGCGGTAGTCCGCCGGCGCGTCGTCGCTTTCCACGTGTTCGGTCTTCGCGATGTTGACGCCGACGGGTACGTCGACGGGCGCGGCGGCCAGCCGGTCGCCGACGGCGTCGGCCCCCTCGTTGTTCAGGCCCATGCGGTTGACGAGCGCCTCGTCCTCCCGCAGGCGGAACAGACGGGGGCGCGGGTTGCCGGCCTGCGGCTCGGCGGTGACGCCGCCGACCTCGACGTGGCCGAAACCGAGGCTCGCGAGCGCGCTCGGCACCGCCGCGTTCTTGTCGAACCCCGCGGCCACCCCGACGGGGTTCGGAAAGCGCTGGCCGAACGCCTCGACGGTCAGCCGGTCGTCGTCCGGCGCGGCGTACCGCGACGCGAGGAGGCGTTCCACTGGCGTTCCCTGTACCAGTTCAAGGCCGCCGTGGACGGCCCCGTGGGCGGTTTCGGCCGGGAGTCGAAACAGGAGGGGTCTCGCCACGTCGTAGGGATCCATCTGGGGTGATCAGGGCGGAGTAGCGGTATAAAGGCCGCGGAGCGGTCGCTCCGCGCTCGAAAACCCGCGACGGTACGGAGCTAGAACTCGTGTTCGACTTCGTCCTTGTCGGCCTTCTGAATGATGATCTTGTCCTCGCGGACGCGGACGAACACCTCGTCCCCGATGTCCATGCCCGCCACCGCAAGCTCGTCCTCGTGCAGATTGATGTGGACGTTGTGGTACTCGCCGTTTTCGTCTTTCGCACCACTCGGGCTGAGCTTCTTTTTCCGTACCATCGCGGTATCCTATCCCGACAGTCGCCACACGACGTACTTAAGTGTTTTCTACGGTGTCGCACGCCGCTACGGCGTTCCGACCCCGTCGTTCGGTTCCGCGCGCGATGTCACAACACCCTGATATGGGTGGCCTGGTCGCCGCTTTCCCCCCGTTTTCGGGCGTCCACCGGCTTCCGTTTATAAACTAACACGGCCGATCCCCCTCCTGTCGGGGATATATTTATATTGGGGCATGGGCTGAGTTGACATGGAGGCAAAACCATGGTACGTGAAGACGGTAAGCGCAATTTCGCGCTACGAGACAGCGGTGACGAACCGAGCGTGTTTTCCGGGAACACTCCACGCCAGGCAGCACTGAAAGCGGCCCGCCGACTCGACCCCGCGTCCAGCGAGGACGCGGCCGACGAGACCGAACTCCGTCTCCGCGAGAAGGGGACGGACAAGGTCCACATCTACGAGGGCTGGGCCTGGGAGGAGGAGGCCCCCGACGACAAACCCGACTGGATGCCCCAGGAGATCACCGAGGCGAACGTCTCCAAGCAGGGCATCGAACACCTCGACGAGTGAAGTCGGTCGTCACCGAAACCACCTACGTCTTTTGACGTGCGTCGCGCGCATGCGCGAGTCGCAACTCCTATGCGGGTCGGCACCTCCAGCGTCGAGTGCGCGGTGACACCCGGTCCGACCGAACGCACGAGCGCGGGATGAGCGGCCGGCCTCCTGCCGTGCGACATCTCTCGCCTGTTAGCCTCTTGGCCGTCCCCGGCAGGACCCGTTTGCCACACGAGGTAACGCCACTCGACCGATAGTCTCTACTGCGGCCTGCGACCCAGTGAAAACCCGTCGCATGGTAGCGGCTATCGGTGGCGGATCGCTTCGACGGCCTTTTCAGTACCCCGGCCATCCGAATGGAATGCGAACGCGGCGGGCGGTCGACGACCGCCGGCCGCACTCACGCCACATCGGTGGCCCCCTTCGGCCGTTCCCCGGCTCGAAGGCAGGTACGTCGACCACTCGACGCCCGGCGTCGACTTGTCGCGGAACGACGAACCGACGCCCTTAAGTACAATAGGGTCGTTCGATGTGGTGTACACGTCCGGAACACCCCGGCGTCGTCGTTCGGTTCGCCGCGCAAATCGCGCGGCGACCGACTTCCGATGCCCTTAAGTGTGTAAGGGTGCTCGGATGTGATGCGAACAAAGCACAACGCGATCGACGGGACGTTCAACTCGTCCCGTCACCCGGACTTCGAACGCGTCCGAAGGGCTTATATGGTCTTCGGGCGCTACACTGAAGTCCGAAGGAGATGAGGATTCCACCCCTGCGGTCCGCCGTACACGATGGGATCTGATGTTAGCCTTGGTAGTTCGGTGCCACCCGGCCGGTCAGCGGCTCGGTGGGCACCGAGCACGGACCACGCAATATGGTGTGTACTCTGACGAGTACACCCGCCAAGCCCCCCAGTCCACCACGGACTGGGAACATTCCGGTTGATCCTGCCGGAGGCCATTGCTATCGGGGTCCGATTTAGCCA includes:
- a CDS encoding quinone-dependent dihydroorotate dehydrogenase; translated protein: MDPYDVARPLLFRLPAETAHGAVHGGLELVQGTPVERLLASRYAAPDDDRLTVEAFGQRFPNPVGVAAGFDKNAAVPSALASLGFGHVEVGGVTAEPQAGNPRPRLFRLREDEALVNRMGLNNEGADAVGDRLAAAPVDVPVGVNIAKTEHVESDDAPADYRYTYEQVADGADFFVVNVSCPNSEGFRELQNRDSMAAILGELVDAGAAPLLVKLSPDLPTPAVEDALEIVDDLNLDGVVATNTTTDRPASLRSPNRAEEGGLSGKPIENDATGMVRFVAERVDVPVVGVGGVSSAEGAYRKIRAGASLVQLYTGLVYEGPSLAREINAGLLDLLDRDGFDSVADAIGADL
- a CDS encoding non-histone chromosomal MC1 family protein, which produces MVREDGKRNFALRDSGDEPSVFSGNTPRQAALKAARRLDPASSEDAADETELRLREKGTDKVHIYEGWAWEEEAPDDKPDWMPQEITEANVSKQGIEHLDE